In Myxococcus stipitatus, a single window of DNA contains:
- a CDS encoding ABC transporter ATP-binding protein — protein sequence MSASSPPLLRVQNLQVVYHSVVRALRGITLEVPSQGVVALLGPNGAGKSTALRAISGLLDLHDGAITQGRVELNGQSLLPLAADSRVRAGVVQVLEGRRILDALSVEENLLAGGFGMGPQARKELVESAFTRFPLLRERRAQPAGYLSGGEQQLLAICRGLMRRPRVLLLDEPFLGLSPKAVGEVSELIRRISEEGVSVLLVEQNAKVALGLASHGYVLETGKVVLDGPAEKLREDPDVQEFYLGFGREGQRGYHELKRYRRKRRWLS from the coding sequence ATGTCGGCAAGTAGTCCTCCACTCCTGCGCGTGCAGAACCTCCAGGTCGTCTACCACTCGGTGGTGCGCGCCCTCCGGGGCATCACCCTGGAGGTGCCCTCCCAGGGCGTGGTGGCGCTGCTGGGACCCAACGGCGCGGGCAAGTCCACCGCGCTGCGCGCCATCAGCGGCCTGCTCGACCTGCACGACGGCGCCATCACCCAGGGTCGCGTCGAGTTGAATGGCCAGAGCCTGCTGCCCCTGGCCGCGGACAGCCGCGTGCGCGCCGGCGTGGTGCAGGTGCTGGAGGGGCGCCGCATCCTCGACGCGCTCTCCGTGGAGGAGAACCTGCTCGCGGGTGGCTTCGGCATGGGCCCCCAGGCGCGCAAGGAGCTGGTGGAGTCCGCCTTCACGCGCTTCCCGCTGCTGCGCGAGCGGCGCGCGCAGCCCGCGGGCTACCTGTCCGGCGGAGAGCAGCAACTGCTCGCCATCTGCCGGGGCCTGATGCGCCGCCCCCGCGTGCTGCTGCTGGACGAGCCCTTCCTGGGGCTGTCCCCCAAGGCGGTGGGCGAGGTGTCGGAGTTGATTCGACGCATCAGCGAGGAGGGCGTGTCGGTGCTGCTGGTGGAGCAGAACGCGAAGGTGGCGCTGGGGCTCGCCAGCCACGGCTACGTCCTGGAGACGGGCAAGGTGGTGCTGGACGGCCCCGCCGAGAAGCTGCGCGAGGACCCGGACGTCCAGGAGTTCTACCTGGGCTTCGGCCGCGAGGGACAG